Genomic DNA from Thermoplasmata archaeon:
ATATCGTTCTCAGCACAAAGAAAAACTGCTATCACAACTTTCATAGGTGGAGGTCTCAAAAATGGAATGTTACTGGTTCTTCAAGCTATTTAACAATATAAAAAGTGAACATGAATCTGTGGAGCTTGCAAAACTTGAACTGGAAAGCTTGTTTGGAGTGGTTGAACCAATCTTTAATTTTGCAAATAAACTTTGTGATGAGCCATTGTGCAGATTTATGAACCTACCTGAAAGAGTAGAAGATTACATAACTTATGAACTACCATATGGTAGAATCCAGGGATACTCGGGAATATCAAAATCACCTGATTGCTTTGGAAAGTTGGTGAGACGACTTGGATATACTCGTGAAATTTATCTAATTATGGAGTTGAATGGACAACCAGAGGATATTGCAAAATCTGTTTTCCCAGAAGGTTCTATAGGAAAGAATTTTCATTTTTTTAGAGCAGATAGATATATATGTTTCAGAGCAATAACTCACCAATATTTTCTTGAGAAATCTGAGTACATCTCGAAGTTAAGCAGGAATGAGCACGAAGTGGAAAAGAATGTGAAGATTTTGTTCTCATATCCAATAAATGAAATATACAGGATTCCTGCGTCCTCAACCCTTAGCATAGGAAAGAGACTGCAAGATTATTTTGCGATTCGTGAGGAACCGTCGCTATATCTGTCCCATTACTTTCATCCATACAAAGGTAAATTCCACCCTAAAATGGCTAGGGCGCTATTAAACTATATATGCCCTCATGACGAGGGTGTCGTTCTGGATAATTTTGCAGGTAGTGGTACATTATTGGTAGAATCTTCTCTTATGGGACTTACTAGTATAGGGATTGAAATAAATCCTCTTTCCGTGCTCATGTGTAATGTAAAAACAAATTCATTATTAATAGATATTAATAAATTGAAAGTAGAAATCACCAGATACTTTAAAAATGTTAGAGAAATCATTAAGGCATATGAAAATGTAATGACGGGACAACCTACGTTAGATTCCGATAAGAATCGTGTTATTAATAAGATTAGAGAAAAATCTAAATTCGTTGCTGATAAATTAAAAAATTGTTTAAGCGAAAAAGA
This window encodes:
- a CDS encoding DNA methyltransferase; protein product: MECYWFFKLFNNIKSEHESVELAKLELESLFGVVEPIFNFANKLCDEPLCRFMNLPERVEDYITYELPYGRIQGYSGISKSPDCFGKLVRRLGYTREIYLIMELNGQPEDIAKSVFPEGSIGKNFHFFRADRYICFRAITHQYFLEKSEYISKLSRNEHEVEKNVKILFSYPINEIYRIPASSTLSIGKRLQDYFAIREEPSLYLSHYFHPYKGKFHPKMARALLNYICPHDEGVVLDNFAGSGTLLVESSLMGLTSIGIEINPLSVLMCNVKTNSLLIDINKLKVEITRYFKNVREIIKAYENVMTGQPTLDSDKNRVINKIREKSKFVADKLKNCLSEKEKVIPQILLCREQICLIEDKLISDFLLLGLSGAISDITRRTKDEFLDVFERRVEELYLRLFLFRKLSEILKIDIGESTCYVGDTRNMKEFIEDEIIDGIVNSPPYSVALDYIKNDYPQLVLLELTDSIEKIEEEMIGNPRVNYDRKELLEKIKTHKNNPLDVSPTAREIVNVLLTKGREQQGLRCFKFYIDMYQSLREMYRVMKKNAKCAIVIGNNHFTVNDGTIEVPNDRILLELAKAVGFMLDKLIGRELQKSSEGYIREESILILKKVI